A genomic stretch from Acidimicrobiia bacterium includes:
- the fabZ gene encoding 3-hydroxyacyl-ACP dehydratase FabZ: MVDVPDDPVALLPHRPPFRFVDSVGSLEPGSGVEARYRVTGDEPFLAGHFPGNPIFPGVLQLEALAQAGAIALLSDERYAGKLPLFGGVTDVRFRRLVRPGDELTLRVEMERLSARGGWGSARATVDGERCCDARLLFAIG; encoded by the coding sequence ATGGTCGACGTGCCCGACGATCCCGTCGCGTTGCTCCCGCACCGCCCGCCGTTCCGCTTCGTCGACTCGGTCGGCTCGCTCGAACCCGGGTCGGGCGTGGAGGCGCGCTACCGCGTGACGGGCGACGAGCCGTTCCTCGCCGGGCACTTCCCCGGGAACCCGATCTTCCCGGGCGTGCTGCAGCTCGAGGCGCTCGCGCAGGCGGGCGCGATCGCGTTGCTGTCGGACGAGCGCTACGCGGGGAAGCTCCCGCTGTTCGGTGGCGTCACCGACGTCCGGTTCCGCCGGCTCGTACGTCCCGGCGACGAGCTGACGTTGCGCGTCGAGATGGAGCGGTTGAGCGCGCGCGGCGGTTGGGGTTCGGCGCGCGCGACCGTCGACGGCGAGCGTTGTTGCGACGCGCGCCTGCTGTTCGCGATCGGCTAA